The DNA sequence GTAGTCGGGGCTAGTGGGCAATGCGAGCAGTCGAGGTCAGTGGAGACAACGAGCAGTCGAGGCTAGTGGGTCAAGACGAGCAGTTGGTCGTCGGTGCGGGCGAGACAGATCGGGCCGTTGGGCGCGCTGTTGAACGTCACTTCCGACTGCTCGGAAACGAAGAGTCGTTCGAACGGTCGGTCGCAAGCGGGGCACAGACAGTCCTCGCGGTTCTCCAGATACATCGTTCCGCGGTCCTGCTTGACGAGTTTGAGCTTCGTCCGGTAGTCGTGGACGTCGAAGCCGTCGGAGACGTCGAGGCGGGTCATAGCGAGGGGACGGGAGAGACCGAAAAGTAGCTACGGGTCGTGCGGCGTCGGCATCGCGTGGTTCTCGTCGTCGACACAGTTCCGGAGTCGGTCGGTGTTGTGGGCGGCGAACTGCTGTTGGCACCGGGCGATGCCCGAGGCGGTGTCGCGGTCGGATGACGTGTCGAGCGGGCCGTCCGACCGTGTCGGCTCGTCCGTGGGCTGGCTGTCGGTTCGCGGCTCGGTTTCGATCTCTGTCGGCTGTCGGCTGTCGGTCGTCGGGTAGGTGTGTGTGCTCACTGTCGGTTGGTGTCGAAATCGGTCGTCCGTGTCGGTGCGCGGGTCGAAGGGGAGAATCAGACGCGTACGGATACGACCGACATGATGTACTCGGGGGGAGACACCCATCCATCATAAATGTTCATGTTGGAACAGACGTTGCGGTGAGGGGCGACGCTCCGGACTGTCTGCAACGACACCATGTATAAGATAACCGTTCGCGTACTGACTACTCTCTCATGACGTGGCAGTCGACACCGGCAGTGTTGGTGTTGTTCGTAGCGGGTCTTGCCGCGCTCTCGTGGGCGGTGTACGGCTTCGCGAGCCGACGGCCACACGGCGACGCGCACGTCACGGTCCTGTCGTTGCTCTGTCTCGCCGTGGCCGGCTGGGCCTTCGGCTACGGCGTCCAGCTCTCCGCCACCGACTTCCGGACGCAACTCGCCGTCTACAAGCTGCTCCACGTCGCGGCGGCCTTCGTCGCCCCGCTGTGGTTTCTGTTCGGCGTCGCCTACGAGGGACGGTCCGGACTGCCGAGCCGTCGCCGCGTCGCCCTCCTCTGTGTCGTCCCGGTGGTGCTGTTGCTCGCGCTCCCGACGAATCCGGGGTCGCTGGTCCTGACCGCCGCCTCCCAGCAGTCGGTCGGGGGTCTCGTCACGCTCGTCACCGACAGCGGCCCGCTCTATCAGCTCTTCTTGGCCTACAGCTACGTCCTCCTCCTCGTCGGCTGCGGGCTCGTCGGCCGCCACGCGCTCCGGTCGGCCCCGCACGTCCGCGGGCAGGCGACGCTCGTGCTCGCCGCGGCACTCGTCCCCTTCGCCGTGAGCGTGCTGGATACGTTCGACGTGCCGCCTGTCGGCACGCTCCCGATCAACCTGACGCCGGTGTCGCTCTCGCTGTCGGTCGTCGTCTTCGGTCTCGCCGTCTTCCGGAACCGGCTGTTCGACCCGACGCCGGTCGCCCGGACGACCGTCTTCGAGACGATGCGCGAGGGCGTAGTCGTCGTCGCCGCCGACGGTCGGGTCGTCGACGTCAACCCGGCTGCACGGACACTGCTTGACCTCCCGGACGACGTCGTAGGACGACAGGCGTCCAGCGTCGTCCCTGGCGTCGAGAGCGGCGACGGTGCCAGCGTCGACGCCGAGTTGGTGGTGTGCCCCGAGGATGGGAGCGGCGAACGACACACGCTGCAAGTGACGCGCTCACCGCTCGACCCCGACGGGACCGCCGGTGGGTCGGTTCTGCTCTACCACGACGTGACCGAGCGGGAGGCACACCGGCGGCTGCTCGAACGCCGCAACGACCGTCTCGACACGTTCACCACGACCATCTCCCACGACCTGCGTAACCCGCTCAGCGTCATCTCCGGCTACGTCGCACTGACGCGCGACACGGGGAACCTCGACCATCTCGACACCGTCGACCGGACGGTCACCCGCATCGCCGACTTCCTCGACGACCTCCTCACGTTGGCCCGCCAGGGACGGACCATCGGCGACCCGGTCCGCGTCTCGCTCGCGGCACTCGTCGACGAGACGGTCGCGGCCGCCGAGACCGAGCTGACCGTCGAGGCGACGACGGACAGAGACCTCCTCGCGGACCCCGACCGGCTCAGACAGGTCTTCGAGAACCTGCTCCACAACGCGGCCGACCACGGCGGCGCGACGACGGTCCGCGTCGGCGACCTCCCCGACGGGTTCTTCGTCGAGGACGACGGGACGGGAATCTCGGCCGAGAAACGGGAGACGGTGTTCGACTACGGCTACACGACGAGTGCCGGTGGAAGCGGCTTCGGACTCGTCATCGTCCGCGAGATCGTCGAGGCCCACGGCTGGGAGATCGCGGTCACCGAGGGGTCGACGGGGGGCGCGCGCTTCGAGGTGACGGGCGTCGACTCGATGACCCCGATTGCGGCCTCGTTGTCGACGGAACCGCCACGGACGGAGCCGTCGCAGGCGTCCGCCGAGGAGAGCGGAGTCGACGACTGACCGCCGGACGGTCGACGTGCGCGACTCGCAGTGTGCGCGACCCGCAGTGTTTTCTACGCGCTCACCCTCGCGTGACGCATGTCGACAGACAGAGACCGCGTCGTCGTGGTCGGCGCGGGCGTCTCGGGGCTGGCTATCGCCCGCGAACTCGCCCCCGACCACGACGTGCTCGTGCTCGACAAGGGCGGCGTCGCCGCCGACACCTCCTCGCGCGCCTCCGGGATGATCTCGCTCTCGCTTGAACCGTTCCCCGACGGCTGGGCCGAGTTCGCCTTGGAGGAGTTCCGCGCGCTCGACGGGCAGGGCGTCTTCTCGTTCACCGAGGAGGAGACCGTCCGACTCGTGCCCGAGTCAGAGAGCGAGCGATACACCGACGACGCACCCGACGGCGGGGAGTTCCTCGCGCGCGACGAACTCGAAGCCCGCTACCCCGACTCCTTCGGTGACCTCTCGGCCTACGGCGGCGGTCTCGTCTACGACGGGACCGGCTATCTGGACGCGCTGGACTACGCGATGACCCTGAAGTGGGCGGCAGAGACGGCCGGAGCGGGCGTCTTCCGCGACCACGAGGTGACGGACCTCCGCGTCGAGGATGGGCAGGTCACGGGCGTCGAGACCGAATACGGCCCGATCGACGCCGACCACGTCGTCTACGCGACGGGCTGGAAGACCCGCGACCTCCTCGCCGAGTACGTCGAACTACCCGTGCGGCCGCTCCGGTGGAACGCGCTCGTCGTCGAACCCGACGAGCCGCTGCCGCCGGACTGCCCGCTCGGCTCGGAGCCGACGATGCGGGTCTACTGGCGACCCACTCGTCGGGGCGACGTCCTCATCGGCGGCAACGAACACCTCCTCGCAGACCCCGAAGGGACGGAGATGGCCGTCGACGAGGCCTTCCACGACATGGTGATGGAGGAGATCGCGCCGCTGTTGAACGGCGTCGCGGAGGGGACAGTCCGGCGAGAAGACTGCTGTCCGACGGCCGACTGTGCCTCGCCGGACGGCCTCCCCATCATCGACGCACCCGAGGAAGCACCGGACGGGTTGGCCCTCGTGACAGGGCTGCACGGTCGCGGCGTGATGCTCTCGCCCGTGACGGGGCGGGCAGTCCGGTCGCTCGTGACGGGTGAGGACGCGCCGTTCCCAACGGGAGAGTTCGAGCTCGACCGGTTCGACGACCGCTCGGCGGACTTCGAGTACCGGAGCCACTGGAATTAGAGCTTAATCCCGCGAGTCGAACTCCTGGTAGATGACGTGGCCGCAGGCCTTGCAGTGGGAGGCGTCGGGGTCGTGGTACGCGAGCCCGCAGTCCGGGCAGGTCACCTCGACTTTCTCCTTGTTCGTCCACTCTCTGACGATGCGGCTGGCCTGCCACGGGATGAGGATGATCGCGGCGAGAACGCTCGCGACGGTGACCCACCGCCCGGCCTGTGTGGCGGGGATGATGTCGCCGAAGCCGACGGTCGTCAGCGAGACGACGGTGAAGTAGAACGCGTCACCGAAGGTTCGGATGTTCGGGTT is a window from the Halogranum gelatinilyticum genome containing:
- a CDS encoding NAD(P)/FAD-dependent oxidoreductase, producing the protein MSTDRDRVVVVGAGVSGLAIARELAPDHDVLVLDKGGVAADTSSRASGMISLSLEPFPDGWAEFALEEFRALDGQGVFSFTEEETVRLVPESESERYTDDAPDGGEFLARDELEARYPDSFGDLSAYGGGLVYDGTGYLDALDYAMTLKWAAETAGAGVFRDHEVTDLRVEDGQVTGVETEYGPIDADHVVYATGWKTRDLLAEYVELPVRPLRWNALVVEPDEPLPPDCPLGSEPTMRVYWRPTRRGDVLIGGNEHLLADPEGTEMAVDEAFHDMVMEEIAPLLNGVAEGTVRREDCCPTADCASPDGLPIIDAPEEAPDGLALVTGLHGRGVMLSPVTGRAVRSLVTGEDAPFPTGEFELDRFDDRSADFEYRSHWN
- a CDS encoding DUF7385 family protein; amino-acid sequence: MTRLDVSDGFDVHDYRTKLKLVKQDRGTMYLENREDCLCPACDRPFERLFVSEQSEVTFNSAPNGPICLARTDDQLLVLTH
- a CDS encoding histidine kinase N-terminal 7TM domain-containing protein, with translation MTWQSTPAVLVLFVAGLAALSWAVYGFASRRPHGDAHVTVLSLLCLAVAGWAFGYGVQLSATDFRTQLAVYKLLHVAAAFVAPLWFLFGVAYEGRSGLPSRRRVALLCVVPVVLLLALPTNPGSLVLTAASQQSVGGLVTLVTDSGPLYQLFLAYSYVLLLVGCGLVGRHALRSAPHVRGQATLVLAAALVPFAVSVLDTFDVPPVGTLPINLTPVSLSLSVVVFGLAVFRNRLFDPTPVARTTVFETMREGVVVVAADGRVVDVNPAARTLLDLPDDVVGRQASSVVPGVESGDGASVDAELVVCPEDGSGERHTLQVTRSPLDPDGTAGGSVLLYHDVTEREAHRRLLERRNDRLDTFTTTISHDLRNPLSVISGYVALTRDTGNLDHLDTVDRTVTRIADFLDDLLTLARQGRTIGDPVRVSLAALVDETVAAAETELTVEATTDRDLLADPDRLRQVFENLLHNAADHGGATTVRVGDLPDGFFVEDDGTGISAEKRETVFDYGYTTSAGGSGFGLVIVREIVEAHGWEIAVTEGSTGGARFEVTGVDSMTPIAASLSTEPPRTEPSQASAEESGVDD